The following proteins are co-located in the Actinomycetota bacterium genome:
- a CDS encoding metalloregulator ArsR/SmtB family transcription factor: TDEAVDDLFHALADATRRDILRRSVGGEPSVSRLAEAYPMSFAAVQKHVAVLERAGLVTKERRGREQIVRSDHDAVRRARHALDQLEAAWRGRVDRMSSLLEEIPDPDDPTTGGGDR, from the coding sequence GACCGACGAGGCGGTGGACGACCTGTTCCACGCACTGGCCGACGCGACCCGCCGCGACATCCTTCGCCGCTCCGTCGGGGGCGAGCCCTCGGTGTCGCGGCTGGCCGAGGCCTACCCGATGAGCTTCGCCGCGGTTCAGAAGCATGTCGCGGTGCTGGAGCGGGCCGGCCTGGTCACCAAGGAGCGCCGCGGGCGGGAGCAGATCGTGCGCAGCGACCACGACGCAGTGCGCCGGGCGCGGCACGCCCTCGACCAACTCGAGGCGGCGTGGCGCGGGCGGGTGGATCGGATGTCCTCCCTGCTCGAGGAGATCCCCGACCCGGACGACCCAACGACAGGAGGAGGAGACAGATGA
- a CDS encoding SRPBCC domain-containing protein, with amino-acid sequence MTVTSVDKDFDTLTLTLIADFDASAERVWELWADPRQLERWWGPPTHPATFERHDLTPGGGVAYFMTGPDGERYGGWWQVTSADPPKSLEFTDGFADQNGAPNPDLPTTAVRMQLTEHDGGTRMELRSVFDSREQMEQLDEMGMEEGLKQAVGQMDALLAA; translated from the coding sequence ATGACCGTCACCAGCGTCGACAAGGACTTCGACACCCTCACCCTCACCTTGATCGCGGACTTCGACGCCTCGGCCGAGCGGGTGTGGGAGCTGTGGGCCGATCCCCGCCAGCTGGAACGCTGGTGGGGGCCACCCACCCACCCGGCGACCTTCGAGCGGCACGATCTGACCCCGGGCGGCGGCGTCGCCTACTTCATGACCGGCCCGGACGGCGAGCGGTACGGAGGCTGGTGGCAGGTGACGTCGGCCGACCCGCCGAAGTCGCTCGAGTTCACCGACGGCTTCGCCGACCAGAACGGAGCCCCGAACCCCGATCTGCCGACCACCGCGGTCCGGATGCAGCTCACCGAGCACGACGGGGGCACCCGTATGGAGTTGCGCTCGGTCTTCGACTCCCGAGAGCAGATGGAACAGCTGGACGAGATGGGCATGGAAGAGGGCCTGAAGCAGGCGGTCGGCCAGATGGACGCCCTGCTCGCCGCCTGA